In Babesia microti strain RI chromosome IV, complete genome, the sequence AAATTTGAACATGCCATAGCTTTCTACAACgattttttacaatctgATATTAAACCGGATTATGGCCTCCTAACATCAGTGCTACGCTGTTGTTCTCAACTTggatttgatgaatttgccTGTAATGCATTCAGTGGTATAAAAAAGTTGACAGATCCCAAAATTGCAGATTATGAAAATGTAATACAAGCTTGTATTCTATCTAATGACACAAATGGTGCCTTAAActattttaatgaattatcaaAGATTGCAATTGCTGGCGACCTAGTTAAATCGACTTCCAAATTGATTCTACATGGATCATTTAATATGAACGGTAAATTGCTAGATAGGATATGGGAGATAATTAATGAAAAGGGAATTAATGTTGGCAAAAAATCATTCGCAGATCTTCTACAAGGATTGTATAACTGCGGTAAATTTGATGTTATGGATTCTGTCTggaataaaatttgtgagCTTTATGGAGAAGAAAGAGGGGATATCGCATACCAAATGATGCTTAAAAGTCATGCAGCCACAGGAGATTGCTTAAGTGCTAGTAAACTGTTGGATGATATGCAAAATCTGTACCGTCAAGATATGAACGACATAACATTCTCTAGTGCCATTGAATCATGTGTAGCTAGTGGTGAATCtaaattggcaattaaCTTCCTAAGGAAAGGACAATCAATAGGTATCGCAATAAGTGTTAAGATGCTAAATGCAGTGTTTAGAGTGTGTGAGAGGAGCGAAAGTTGGAACGATATAACACTCATTTATGAACAGAATGAGGCACTCATGGCACAAGCTTCGGGTAGAGAAGTTCTGGAGGCCAAGATATACTATTTGTTGGCAAATTATCATCTAGATAGAAAGGATAGGCTAAAGGATATTATTGGAGATTTGTCTGAACTGCAAAAATACAACTTCCCTTTTGCTGTGAAAGtccaaaaatttatacaacAAAAGTTGTCTGGTAATGTATAGTAATTTCGTGGTATTTAGTTGCAATTGCCGTTAGATAGTATTATTCATGGTAATTAGTTATCGAGAGTTGGGCTAGGTTCTTAGGGATTATGGTGTGGGTGGGTATTAGGTATGAGGCTGGCCTTCTGGCCACCCTTGTCATGTCTACTGGTGCTCACATTCACCATTATACTGTCTCACTCCATTTCACATAGGCATCTAGTTGTACCATTTTACCTATCCCCACTGAGCGGGAAAATTGAGGGGCAAAGAAATGGTCCCCGATTCTATAACTTCTCCGATGCGAGTTTAAATGTGATAATGTTATCACAAGAGTATGCTAAATTGGATGGTGCGAAACTTGTGTATCCAAACCACCTATTGAATGGGTTAAGGAGTCTTAAGGATCCAAAATTATCCCCTCTGTTAAATGACTTGGAGATTCCAAAGGTTGAGCCCATAGAATCTCTCCCAGAAAGTAACGATACAATCAATTTCAGTAAAGGTTCGAAAGAATGTATAAACTATTCTTATAATGAATCTAAAAGGCTTGGTCATACAACGATAGAACCTGCACATATATTGCTAGGTGTCATTGCCTATGCCACAACCGCAGCTGATGATGGTGATGAAGGTTTTaagcaaatttttaaaatgtcCAATAAGAATCTAAACGAACTAGTTGCTAAAGTTTGTAGAATTCTGTGCGATTACACCCGCATACTGGAACCCATAGAGATCGTACAGCCAAGCTATACTACACCTGCTAATATTCCAGGGCTAGATACAAATCCTATATCATTAAGCGACTTCTCAAAAGATTTGACTGAACAAGCAAAATTGGGCAAATTAACTCCCATTGTGGGCAGAACTAGTGAGTTGGATTCTGTTGTTAGAATTCTAAGTAAAAAAACAAAATGCTGTCCTATCTTAATTGGAGATCCAGGTGTAGGGAAGACAGCTGTAGTGGaggtatataatttaaattacataGGCATTGGCCcagaaaataataaattcagATCCATCATTGCCTAAGGAATTCTTACACAAAAAGGTTATAATGCTAGACATTGGGTTGGTGGTTTCGGGCACTAAATTTCGAGGACAATTCGAGGAACGATTAAATAGGATTATTGATGAGGTCAGAGAAAGGGATGATGTCATATTGGTGCTAGACGAAGTTCATATGCTAAttggtaataataaattttgtaattttgtttaaatatggGGTTTTGGCATTTTATTGTGCAattgaacaattttaaGCAATAAAAATCACTTAGGCGCTGGAGGTGGAGAAGGAGGACTTGATGCAGCTAATATTCTTAAACCCGTACTATCTCGCGGAGAAATTCAATGCATAGGCATTACCACCTTTGCAGAGTACCAAACGCACTTTGAGAAAGTAACCCATGTTAATTACTTAGGACTTAGCCCTCAGTAGGAGATTCCATCCAGTTTATCTAAGGGAACCGGATGAGAAGGAATGcattgatattttgaaaGGGATTGCGAAACACTATGAGCAATTTCACAATGTGCAATACACAGATGAGGCGATTCAATCTGCAGGTTTGgtgatatttatttag encodes:
- a CDS encoding AAA domain (Cdc48 subfamily) (overlaps_old_locusTagID:BBM_III06720), with amino-acid sequence MRLAFWPPLSCLLVLTFTIILSHSISHRHLVVPFYLSPLSGKIEGQRNGPRFYNFSDASLNVIMLSQEYAKLDGAKLVYPNHLLNGLRSLKDPKLSPLLNDLEIPKVEPIESLPESNDTINFSKGSKECINYSYNESKRLGHTTIEPAHILLGVIAYATTAADDGDEGFKQIFKMSNKNLNELVAKVCRILCDYTRILEPIEIVQPSYTTPANIPGLDTNPISLSDFSKDLTEQAKLGKLTPIVGRTSELDSVVRILSKKTKCCPILIGDPGVGKTAVVEALAQKIINSDPSLPKEFLHKKVIMLDIGLVVSGTKFRGQFEERLNRIIDEVRERDDVILVLDEVHMLIGAGGGEGGLDAANILKPVLSRGEIQCIGITTFAEYQTHFEKDLALSRRFHPVYLREPDEKECIDILKGIAKHYEQFHNVQYTDEAIQSAVKLSGQCASNRHLPDRAIDILDESGSLVKIKRSGAEDDQLAAIVTKDDIKEIVKLWTGTSGINDVEEISNMLKGDVIGQDEAVESLCQAIVRSKSGVRDPKRTIGNFLFCGPSGVGKTQMAKALAKYYFSGNEKIIHLDMSEYMEPHSISRMIGSPPGYKGHDAGGQLCTRVRKSPNSVIMFDEIEKAHPDVLNILLQILDEGRLTDAKGNVTSFTSTIIVLTSNVGSGLILNENAFGFNTSGLKLEKSKVRLLVEEELKRFYRPELLNRIDKVVIFDKLSHESLREIIKLHANKVLDRVTEMGYKVRVGDSMLEHILKQPTEAVYGARSVLRHLTKFVEDPLSNAIIAKQLRSDVDYTIEIVDGNSKIVEVSPVITGDT
- a CDS encoding PPR repeat protein (PPR) (overlaps_old_locusTagID:BBM_III06715), which produces MTENFWLIFCCILDCVLTVNLSFSKFSRNACTFVNFPISPTHYINNIVRNDLRDDVPLDQQFDDFKSDNNGESEPSNVTEDQFKAAAASAVQLSTLGIDWIKVIEGLKETDDCAISTNTLAYNAAISSAAKNSDFDKAIQLFNEVKKEDPGAIDVVTYKTLILACELAGKFEHAIAFYNDFLQSDIKPDYGLLTSVLRCCSQLGFDEFACNAFSGIKKLTDPKIADYENVIQACILSNDTNGALNYFNELSKIAIAGDLVKSTSKLILHGSFNMNGKLLDRIWEIINEKGINVGKKSFADLLQGLYNCGKFDVMDSVWNKICELYGEERGDIAYQMMLKSHAATGDCLSASKLLDDMQNLYRQDMNDITFSSAIESCVASGESKLAINFLRKGQSIGIAISVKMLNAVFRVCERSESWNDITLIYEQNEALMAQASGREVLEAKIYYLLANYHLDRKDRLKDIIGDLSELQKYNFPFAVKVQKFIQQKLSGNV